Proteins encoded together in one Leucoraja erinacea ecotype New England chromosome 30, Leri_hhj_1, whole genome shotgun sequence window:
- the LOC129711534 gene encoding zinc finger protein 239-like isoform X1, with protein sequence MRGRPLMYCAAEVYHLKENVSRDQSPRIPVARERPVSPQWAEGRAHVRRVMGEASGGGGGGTMAGEMETMQQSDAGNGSQDAAAGADRDPRRFTCTECGRSFKQHCDLKRHGRVHNGERPYWCPSCSKRFSTSYNLLMHQLIHRGEKQYKCKACGREFVQQHHLVTHQRTHTGEKPYPCPVCGKAFSQSSTLTVHQRIHGEERPYHCPSCGKSFKTSSNLSKHRRIHGGERRFACEVCGRRFLHSHHLATHRRTHAADHPSPCPLCGQRFAHHAQLLAHRRAHAGEPPYSCQTCGKGFGQRSTLVRHWRTHTGERPYACPICGKTFRQISTMQVHYRTHSEDRPYCCLQCGKGFKSASNLIGHHRVHRS encoded by the exons ATGCGAGGCCGCCCTTTGATGTACTGTGCCGCAGAGGTGTACCATTTGAAAGAAAATGTCAGCCGTGACCAGTCACCCAGAATCCCTGTCGCGAGGGAAAGGCCTGTATCTCCGCAGTGGGCGGAGGGGCGTGCGCATGTGCGGAGGGTCATGGGCGAGGccagtggcggcggcggcggtgggaCGATGGCAG GTGAGATGGAGACAATGCAGCAATCGGATGCGGGAAACGGTTCGCAGGATGCTGCTGCTGGTGCAGACAGAGACCCGAGGCGCTTCACCTGCACGGAGTGCGGCAGGAGCTTCAAGCAGCACTGCGACCTGAAGCGGCACGGCAGGGTGCACAACGGCGAGCGTCCATACTGGTGCCCGTCCTGCAGCAAACGCTTCAGCACCTCCTACAACCTGCTGATGCACCAGCTGATCCACCGCGGGGAGAAGCAGTACAAGTGCAAGGCGTGCGGCCGCGAGTTTGTGCAGCAGCACCACCTGGTcacccaccagcgcacccacacggGGGAGAAGCCCTACCCGTGCCCGGTGTGCGGCAAGGCTTTCAGCCAGTCCTCCACCCTGACGGTGCACCAGCGCATCCACGGCGAGGAGCGGCCCTACCACTGCCCCagctgcggcaagagcttcaagacctcgtccaacctgtccaagcaccGGCGGATCCACGGCGGCGAGCGGCGCTTCGCCTGCGAGGTGTGCGGCCGGCGGTTCCTGCACTCCCACCACCTGGCCACCCACCGCCGCACTCACGCCGCCGACCACCCCTCCCCGTGCCCGCTGTGCGGCCAGCGCTTCGCCCACCACGCCCAGCTCCTGGCTCACCGCCGCGCCCACGCCGGCGAGCCCCCTTACAGCTGCCAGACCTGCGGCAAAGGCTTCGGCCAGCGCTCCACCCTGGTGCGGCATTGGCGCAcacacaccggggagaggccctACGCCTGCCCCATCTGCGGCAAGACTTTCCGCCAAATCTCCACCATGCAGGTGCACTACCGCACACACTCCGAGGACCGGCCCTACTGCTGcctccagtgcggcaagggcttcaaaagcgcctccaacctcatcgggCACCATCGCGTCCACAGGAGTTAG
- the LOC129711534 gene encoding zinc finger protein 239-like isoform X2 has protein sequence MCGGSEGEASGGGGGTMAGEMETMQQSDAGNGSQDAAAGADRDPRRFTCTECGRSFKQHCDLKRHGRVHNGERPYWCPSCSKRFSTSYNLLMHQLIHRGEKQYKCKACGREFVQQHHLVTHQRTHTGEKPYPCPVCGKAFSQSSTLTVHQRIHGEERPYHCPSCGKSFKTSSNLSKHRRIHGGERRFACEVCGRRFLHSHHLATHRRTHAADHPSPCPLCGQRFAHHAQLLAHRRAHAGEPPYSCQTCGKGFGQRSTLVRHWRTHTGERPYACPICGKTFRQISTMQVHYRTHSEDRPYCCLQCGKGFKSASNLIGHHRVHRS, from the exons ATGTGCGGAGGGTCAGAGGGCGAGGCCAGTGGCGGCGGCGGTGGGACGATGGCAG GTGAGATGGAGACAATGCAGCAATCGGATGCGGGAAACGGTTCGCAGGATGCTGCTGCTGGTGCAGACAGAGACCCGAGGCGCTTCACCTGCACGGAGTGCGGCAGGAGCTTCAAGCAGCACTGCGACCTGAAGCGGCACGGCAGGGTGCACAACGGCGAGCGTCCATACTGGTGCCCGTCCTGCAGCAAACGCTTCAGCACCTCCTACAACCTGCTGATGCACCAGCTGATCCACCGCGGGGAGAAGCAGTACAAGTGCAAGGCGTGCGGCCGCGAGTTTGTGCAGCAGCACCACCTGGTcacccaccagcgcacccacacggGGGAGAAGCCCTACCCGTGCCCGGTGTGCGGCAAGGCTTTCAGCCAGTCCTCCACCCTGACGGTGCACCAGCGCATCCACGGCGAGGAGCGGCCCTACCACTGCCCCagctgcggcaagagcttcaagacctcgtccaacctgtccaagcaccGGCGGATCCACGGCGGCGAGCGGCGCTTCGCCTGCGAGGTGTGCGGCCGGCGGTTCCTGCACTCCCACCACCTGGCCACCCACCGCCGCACTCACGCCGCCGACCACCCCTCCCCGTGCCCGCTGTGCGGCCAGCGCTTCGCCCACCACGCCCAGCTCCTGGCTCACCGCCGCGCCCACGCCGGCGAGCCCCCTTACAGCTGCCAGACCTGCGGCAAAGGCTTCGGCCAGCGCTCCACCCTGGTGCGGCATTGGCGCAcacacaccggggagaggccctACGCCTGCCCCATCTGCGGCAAGACTTTCCGCCAAATCTCCACCATGCAGGTGCACTACCGCACACACTCCGAGGACCGGCCCTACTGCTGcctccagtgcggcaagggcttcaaaagcgcctccaacctcatcgggCACCATCGCGTCCACAGGAGTTAG
- the cptp gene encoding ceramide-1-phosphate transfer protein: protein MAAAEAFRLSEVLESFKHCLTQSGELEQQHYLAGWKGLVKFMSSLGTAFSFISKDAVTKIQILENYQSGENGSEYKTIQSMVKYEVDNKLVDMKKRGDHWDSGCRTLLRLHRALRWLQLFLEKLRVSSDDSNTSVLCAEAYNDSLANYHQWIVRKSAVLAFHFLPGRADFFEVMNMGTTEKVVETLGEAVPLISKAYDITQDLYAQHGLLDLP from the exons ATGGCGGCGGCGGAGGCCTTCAGGCTGAGCGAGGTCCTGGAATCATTCAaacactgcctgacccagagcGGCGAGCTggagcagcagcactacctggcTGGGTGGAAGGGTCTGGTGAA GTTCATGAGCAGCCTGGGTACAGCCTTTTCCTTTATTTCAAAGGATGCTGTCACCAAaattcaaattctggaaaactacCAAAGTGGCGAAAACGGCAGCGAGTATAAAACCATCCAGTCAATGGTGAAGTACGAGGTCGACAACAAGCTGGTGGACATGAAGAAGCGAGGCGATCACTGGGACTCTGGCTGCCGTACTCTACTGAGACTCCACCGTGCCCTCAGGTGGCTGCAGCTCTTCCTGGAAAAGCTACGGGTGTCCTCCGATGACAGCAACACCTCCGTCTTGTGCGCAGAGGCCTACAACGACTCTCTGGCAAACTATCACCAGTGGATAGTGCGCAAGTCTGCCGTTCTTGCATTCCATTTTCTGCCCGGTCGCGCAGACTTCTTTGAGGTCATGAACATGGGCACAACTGAAAAGGTCGTGGAGACGCTCGGAGAGGCTGTGCCACTCATTTCAAAGGCCTACGATATCACGCAGGACTTGTACGCTCAACATGGCTTACTTGACCTTCCTTGA